The stretch of DNA TCATCTATGTGGGTTGCCTCAAGGCTGATATAGAACCCAGCGAGCAAGAGGAAGTTGCACAGAGACTGCTGGACGACTTCAAGTGTGTGCCTACTTTTCTACCCCCAGATGTccagaaaaaattttattatggtTTCTGTAAGCAATATCTGTGGCCTCTTTTCCACTACATGCTACCAATGTGCCCAGACCACGGGGATAGATATGATCGTCAACTGTGGCAGGCTTATGTATCTGCTAACAAATTATTTGCTGACAAGGTAATGGAAGTGGTGAATCCTGAGGATGACTACATCTGGGTTCATGATTATCACCTCATGGTTCTCCCAACTTTTCTGAGGAAGCGATACCACCGTGTCAAACTTGGGTTCTTTCTCCATAGCCCATTTCCTTCTTCGGAAATATACCGGACTTTGCCAGTCCGGGATGAAATTCTAAAAGGATTGCTGAACTGTGATCTGATTGGATTTCATACTTTTGATTATGCACGCCATTTTCTGTCATGCTGCAGTAGGATGTTAGGCCTGGACTATGAATCTAAACGTGGTCATATTGGACTTGATTACTTTGGCCGTACcgtttatataaaaattttgccTGTAGGTATTCATATGGGCAGACTGGAATCTGTGTTGAATCAGCCCTCTACATTTGATAAGGtcaaagaaattcaagaacaatTTAAGGGGAAAAAGGTTATTCTTGGTGTTGATGATATGGACATATTTAAAGGTATCAGTCTGAAATTGCTAGCTTTTGAACAGCTATTGCAACAGCATCAGGACTTGCAAGGGAAGCTTGTTCTTGTCCAAATAGTGAATCCTGCTCGGAGCTCTGGGAAAGATGTTCAGGAAGCAAAAAGGGAAACATATTCAACTGCTAAAAGAATCAATGAACTTTATGGTCACCCTAGCTATGAGCCTGTGATTTTGATTGATCATCCTGCTGCTCGCTATGAGAAGACTGCTTATTATGCTGTGGCAGAATGTTGCATAGTCAATGCAGTCAGGGATGGGATGAATTTGGTACCTTATAAGTACATCGTCTGTAGGCAGGGCTCTCCTGGTATGGATGAGGCAATGGGTATAAAGGCTGGTTCTCCTCGAACTAGCATGCTTGTTGTCTCTGAGTTCATTGGTTGTTCACCATCTCTGAGTGGAGCAATTAGAGTGAATCCATGGGACATTGAAGCTGTAGCTGAGGCTCTAAATGTGGCCATTACCATGTCTGATTCTGAAAAGCAATTGAGACATGAAAAACACTACCGCTATGTTAGCTCTCATGATGTTGCTTATTGGGCTCGCAGCTTTATGCAGGATTTGGAGAGAGCATGCAAGGATCATTATAGTAAGCGATGCTGGGGCATTGGGTTGGGCCTCGGTTTCAGAGTTATTTCACTTTCTCCAAGTTTTAGAAAGTTATCCAATGATCACATTGTGTCATCATACAAAAGGACAAATAGAAGGGCAATATTCTTGGACTATGATGGTACGATTGTACCTCAATCATCTATAGTTAAATCTCCTAGTGCTGAAGTCATTCATTTCTTGAATGCTCTCTCCAATGATCCCAAGAATACAGTCTTTATTGTTAGCGGCCGAGGTAGAAGTTCCTTGTGTGAATGGCTTGAACCATGCGAGAGGCTTGGGCTGGCTGCTGAACATGGTTATTTCATAAGGTATGGAGTAACTCATTTTCCATGTTTATGTTATTGTTTGACACTTGTCTACTGTAAGGTGAGATTTTCAATTTCAGTTCTGTTCTATTTTACTTTCTGTTGTCAATGTCTTTGTAAACCAATAAATCTGTTGTTCTTTTTTGGGGGCAGATGGAATAAAAGCTCAGATTGGGAATGCATGACTGCTGATACTGAGTGGAAACAAATTGTTGAACCTGTAATGAAACAATACACTGATGCAACTGATGGCTCCTCAATAGAAACTAAAGAGAGTGCCTTGGTTTGGCACCACCAGGATGCAGACCCTGACTTTGGCTCCTGCCAGGCAAAGGAATTGCTTGATCACTTGGAAAATGTTCTTGCAAATGAACCAGCAGTTGTGAAGAGAGGCCAGCAAATTGTTGAAGTCAAGCCACAAGTATGATCTTGTTTTCCCTTCCGTTTATTATCTGTTTTGAATGTTGTGTATTGGCTCcagaaatgttttttttcttcttcttctttctttttttaagtgGTCCACATTGATATGCAGGGAGTGACCAAAGGGTTGGCTGCAGAGAAGGTTCTTTTAATGATGGTTAATGGGGGGAGGCCACCAGATTTTGTGATGTGTATTGGAGATGATAGATCAGATGAAGACATGTTTGAGGGCATTATAAAAATGGTTTCTGGCTTGTCCATTTCTACAGCCCCAGAAATGTTTGCATGCACCGTTGGTCGAAAACCGAGCAGAGCAAGATATTACCTTGATGATACTGCTGATGTTGTGAGGTTGCTTCAAGGCCTAGCCACTGCATCAAATCCAAAGCCAAGACAGATTGCCGAATTCCAAGTTGCTTTCGACACAGTAATATGACAGAGCGCAAATAGGGTTTTGTGCCACCTGTACATTGTTCTGCATTCAGTGTTCTCTCCCTTCTGATCAATGAGGTATAAGTTCCATAATCAATTTAACATGAATTTGGTAAACAGCTTGACTCAAGCATATACTCTGCTTTCCAAGCCATGCTGTTGGTGGGTTACAATTAGGTCTGTTCAAAAGCCATTTGCCCATtttacttaaaatttttaaatttttttatttttgattttcctttttttggGGGGTACAGTTTTTCGCAGCCATTCCAAACAGCTGCGTTGAATGATCAAGAAGCGCCATTGGCTTGTATAGGTACTATTAACTTTCTAAGTATAATGTAAGTTTGGTTTTTCACCTTGCGGGACTTATTTATTCTAACTTTAGAGCAGCAGGCTAATTTAGCCATAGATTATTTTCAGTAAAAGAGTGATGCAATGAAAGGGGTTTGGTCAATAGTTATAGTACAGATCTTGAGTCCAAAATTGTGTGGTGGACATGGCAGGGTGTGGGGCTGgcattttaagtgtgagattcTGCTAAATGAGTACTCTAGCTTCAAAGCTTTAAAGTGCTTCAATATTTGCAATTTTTGTATACCCATGTGAATATTGATGGAGTTTGGAGTTTAATTATGTTACGCTAACATTGTACTAAACCTTGTGAATGCCACAAAGCAGCTTCGGATTTTTCTTTTAGATAAGAAAAATTTGTAGTCACTACTTGACTTGCAAACCGCATAGGATAGGTGgatatgtaaattgtattagGATGATTTTGTGCAATAGGTTTAATTAGATTTGTTACATTTAAGTACAAGATTTATATCTGATTTGCTTGGTCATTCATTTTGGGATTAGTTACAGTTTTCTTGTCACAAAACTGGTGAATGCAGAGGGTGTAAGATTTCTTGTCACAGTAGCGTTATTTTGGGGATGTGTTGATCATGATGCGCATTCATATAGTAAAGTTGGTGAATCTAATTTCTATTCTTTGATTAAGAGTTTTCTATAGGTACTCCCGAAAAGTAATTATAAGCTCAGTcattttagtaaataaaaatatgcaTTTCCAGAATTAGACGATTTAGTGCCTCTATGCATGGGCTGAATCGGCGGTGTTTGGTGCCTATTCTAGTATGTTGTTATATCGGGGATCATGGTTCAAAAGTGACATCGTTTTTTGCCGTCACATCTTTACAGAACCCtgtaaatgaaattacagttaATCTCAAATGCTACTGCCTCACATCTagttttatattatcaaatgaaattgtaattatatcaaaatgacaCTCTAGTTATGTTAAAAGAAAActgtaatgtatataaaatgaaacagtttcagtgtatattgtccaatgaaactgtagtcatataaaaaaaattgtagatgtgttaaaaagaaactgcagtgtataaaatgaaactgaaaaacagttttatatatttgaatgtatattgtcccattaaattgtagttatatcgaaatactattgtagttgtgttgtaatgaaactattgtgtatataaatgaaattgaataacagtttcacatatttgagtgtatatataatctaatgaaattgtagttatattgaaaaaaaCTGTAATGTTAAAAGGAAATAGTAatgtatataaaaagaaattaaatatgttatacaaacaaaattattttttatggaAGGTTGGAAGGACACGGAGCGAGTGTCATTTATGTcgtttcttttctttaatcAAAATGGCGTCATTTTAACCGTGGTCCACGGTAAAATTTGCGTATTCTAGTCGTCTAATGGTGAGCATAAAATGTCAACCGAGTAACTAATGGCTGATAAATAGATTTGCAATCTGATTATcgttaatttaaataaaataaaatgaaaagaaaagaaagaattgaTTAGTTGTACTTCTATGGTTGATGAATTTAATAAGCATTTAAATGTAAGAATGTGCTCAATGATCGATTATCAATAAGTTatgaaatttagaaaatattgATTACTTGGCATAGGTAGGTGATAGGTGGTAGGTTTTCTTAGGTGAGATGATTTTAGCACTAACCTTCTAATCAGACTAATTGatcaataaatatattcaaatgcttcatttttatttaggAAGGGTCAAATATGTCTTCAAATTttactgaaaaatcaattagacttttaaaattttttaagttgTAATTTAATCTAACAACATCTCATTTTAGTACAATGATGAAgtcaaaaaactaattactaTGATAGCATATCATAGGTCATTAGAATTCTGGTCAAAATTTCAACAACTTTCGACTAACTCCGGCAACAAATTAATCGGCGGCTATAGAATGCTGGTTGATTTGATTAACGAAGCAACCACCGTTGTTGCCTTCTCATTGGCCTTCTCCACCTTCTCCATTAATTCAAAATCGATTCTCATTGGCCTTCTCCACCTCCATTAATTCAAAATCGACCAATAGTCAGCAGTCGATATGTTACTAGAAATATCataatttgaaaatcaaagaataaagaattaaaaaaaaaagaaagaaagaaagaaagaaagagtaaAACTAAAGAATTAAAGTAAACATAATCTTAATTTGCTTGGCAATTGACATTAATCACATTATAGGGTGCCAATAAAAGAAACGGAAACACAAGCATCCGATGATAGAAACTCAAAGGAAGCAAAGCAAGTCAAATTAGTAGTACTTACATAGTTATATACATATTACTTGCCACAAAAGGCAAAACCCCTCGCCCTAAGGGCCCACATCCTGGCCCAACACATTACATACATATTGATTATCTTAATTCATATTCCAAGTTTTCCAACTATAATATGGAGCAATAGACTACTTATAGCAAGTTGTATTAATGGAAACCATAGATTACTTCACTCTTCTCTTAGCTACTAAGCCCAGGCTGCTCTTTGGAAACTCAGCGCTTGAAGTTGCTGTTGCCAGCTCCACAAAGCCACAGAGATTAGCGTGTATCATACCATCTATCTTCCCATTGCTTCCAGTCTCGTTTTTGTCCTCAAAATCTGATTCCGACTTGTTCGATAAGAGCAAGCCTTCGTCAAAATGAATCAAATCCTTCAATTCGTTGGCCACTGCATCTGGTTTTGCTGATTTGCTAGTATTCGTGTCATCCAACTCCAACAAAGGCACGTCTTTCACTTCTACTATTCTAGGATACTTATTCGTGGGTTCACTGCTATCCAGGTCGTCTAAATCTAACAAAGATACCTGTTTTTCAAGAGGTTTCTGGGGTTCTACTATTCTAGGAAAAAACATCGAAGTAAATATTagagagagatgagagaaaGTAAGATATGTTATCTGCTTTAGTAGTGAATAAGATGATGAGTTAACAACTGCGTTTCTGAGCTCGAAGCAGAGCATCAGAACTGGTCTCCCCAGACTCATTTGGCAACGCTTCCATGTCCTGTTGTACCAACGATGTCTGCCGCCTCCCTGTCTACAAGTTCCAGTTAGATTAAAGGGGAGTAATTTTGCTGCATCTATACAATTTGCAGATTACGAAGGAGACTTACATGCGGAATGACATATGGACGAAGCACAAATCCAATAATCAAGCCAATTACGCACGAAATCACCACTCCAAGAAACCAAGCAGTGGTTGATCCTAAAGCTGAGGGAAATTCAAGTAACATGTTATTACTTCAATACGAGACACTTTAGAGTAAGAccaaacacatacacatacacacaaattaaaaaaaaaattcatatgaaATTGACGTATCTATAGAGACCTACCATGAACTACCTAACTACCAAACCTAAAGTCAAAATATGAATTGATAAGAAAAGGACCTTTGCATGTAAGAAAAGGACATTTGCATGTAAGAAATGGACTAAATGCTTCCAACACCAAAACATACAAAAGCAGACCATTTTTATAAGATAACTAAATTGTATAATTCAATGGGTAGTTAAATATTctgataaaattaatttttacaaatttccAAGGTATACCAGATTGAGAATCACTAGAGCAGTCCTCTGGCTTGAGATTAATTTGGCGGACTAAACTATTTCCAATGTCAGAGACGATTAAAGCACATCTTTGAGGAATGAAGACTAGCTCATAATCATTTGAGAAGGTAGCATCTTTGCCAGAGCCATCTTTCTTGCCGGCTTTGTTTGAAAACCCTCCAGCTATAGTAGTCACACCTGCATTAAACATGATGATCAAGATACATATACTAAATTGCAAAGAAGGTCATCAATAGTGAATGTCCGAATTTTACATAGAAAAGCAAAAGAGAAAGTTCCATAGACTACAAGCAACTAATGAAGTTGACAAGCTTAACTTCCTGCATCAAGGGTTTGAAGTTCATTGACAGCAAAGGTGAAAGAGACCCTAGCTACTTTTTTTGGTAGTTTTCCAGAGTAACAAAAACATTGATTAGTCAACCCACTTCTCATTAAAGATAATAATTCACCAACTTTGGTCCTAAACAACATTCTTCCCTGAGCCATTGTGAAGCATCTTTATTCTACTTTTGGGTACTAGTTTCCCAGAAGATTTAAGCAGATCACTTAAATATAAGGCTGACCAATGTCTCAGCATTGCACCATGTAAACCTTCACCTCATCTTCCTCCACTCACATGCATGTCCCAAGTTGTATCTCAAAGATTCAATCATTTTCCATGGAAATACTTGCCCTCAAGGCGAAATTCCCACACTCTCAGGCCCCCACACCCTGGCCGGACAGGATAGTGAAGGGGTAAATCACAATAACTCGGCCCATTAGGTGATAGGACCAGTGTAGAGCCCACCACATTGGGTGTAACGCCCTAGGCTCACTATTGTGTCCTTGCTCACAATCTAAGCCTAGGAAATATCTGAGCTGCCGTCATTTTCCATGGATATACTTGCCCTCAAGGCGAAATTCCCACACTCTCAGACCCCCACACCCTGACCGGACAGGATAGTGAAGGGTTAAATCACAATGACTCGGCCCATTAGGTGACAGACTGACAGGACCAGTGTAGAGGCCACCACATTGAGTGTAACACCCACACTGCGGCTACCAGGCTCAATTTTGTGTCCTTGCTCACAATCCAAGCCTAGGAAATAACTGAGCTGCGAAGCTGCCAGTGTGGGCATTTTCCATGGAAATACTGATAATATCATGCATGCAGCATTAGTGATATAAAAACTGTCTACAACAATACTATAAGGGCCTCTCATATGACTTGCCTGATTTGCTAATTTTTCTAACTGCATAGTTCTTAACATCAGCAACATATAAATTGCCTCTGGCATCAACCGCAAAGCTTTTCAGCTTATCAAACATCGCAGAGCTCAGATCGCCGTCGGAGTATCCGGCCGTTCCATTTCCGGCTAAACGCCGGAGCGAGACCTCTAAAACACTCAAATGTCAGACAATCAAACATCACACAAACCACTTCCACTCCAAATCCACCGCAAATTCCATATCACAAAACACAATCAATGAAATACCTCCAGACTCGGGGATCGATAGAGCGTATACGGTACTATCGGTGGAGTCCAAGAGGAAGAGATCGGACAATCCAGGTTGCGGGAGGACGGAGTGAGGGTGGATATTGAGCTTGTTGCCGTCAAATACTGTGGTGACTGAGTAGCCATCCTCGTAGACAAGGTCAGCGAAAGCTGCGAAATTATGTAGCGGTTTGGAGTAAATGAATGAATGGAAGTTGCAGTAATTGATGATTTGACGGCGGAGAGAAAAATGGTTTACCTGGAGTCGGAGTTAGGTTGCAGATGAGGAAGACGACTGAGAGAGCGAGTGCAGAAATTACTGTAGCCATGGGAGTGAAATCAGTGCTGTAGAAATTCCAGGGTTCTTACTTACGCAGTGAAAAAGGTAAGCGAGCCCCTAGCAATTAGCATCACTTGATACTTCTCCAGCAAGGCTATTCTTATTCCTCAgatactttttcatttttaaaagtgaatttTACTTTAACGTTATTaaatgagcaaataccaattttggtgcACGATTATTAGCAAGATGATAATTTTgatgtatatgtttaatttctatcaCTTTTAGTTTcacaactattattttagtgctAAAATTCATCGTGTCGGTCACCCATCAGTTTAAAAcgtacaaaaatataaaattgttaaggttattttcatcattttcaacttaatatcccaatttgagtaTAAATAAATGGATTATGTCGTAAGATTGATCAAAATTCACAGTTTTTCTCCtcattttactttaatttgaggaggagaattgTAAATTGTGATctatcttagggcttaaatttatttattaatgctcaaattgggatattgtgttgaaaaagacgaaaataccttcacaaattttagattttgacacgttttaaacggatagATGACCGGTGTGataaattttgacactaaaacagTAATCATGGAACAAAAAttagtactaaaataatagtcgtaaGACCGAAATTagtataaattaaacatgtggactaaaattgtcattttgctaatagtcgtgaaccaaaattggtatttacttttattaaatttataatttcttcattattttatctaCACCCATACAACACTTTCTCATGTTAATGACGAAAATTTAAATGACCAAAGGCCATGTTAATgacgattttgtgtattgagaaggatatgctagagaatgttaatcttgatgcaattatcgatgattttgcatagcacatagaatttttttgtcatgattacttttgtatttaaaaaatgttgaaaattttctaatgttatttgatattattattttttagtattattacatttaaattttaatttttttatataagggactcatttatttaattttgccCAAGgtctttaaaatgtttgaaccAGCCTGTCTCCTTATGAATTTGAAGGCAAGTTCATATGACCCCAGACATAGTTTAACAAAAGCGGAAATattgagttaaaaaaaaaaaggagaacaTTAAATAATGTCCATTTTCCTCAATTTTGATGAATTCATTTTCAATTGGCTCCATTGACTACAGTACAATAtgttttcttcaaatttgaggaaaaaaatccacaagaaaaataaaaggcGTTGTGCACAATGTCGCATAACACTGGATATTTTCCTtgaggcaaaaacttgtgtgagaccgtctcaccatgagtcggGTCGAGTCGGGCCGGgacaagatgcaaatgtaacacttatatgcacaaatgtcatacttatatgctcaaatgtaatactaatcaggaataaaatttttgttacttattagggtaaatgtaatacttttaaaggaaaatataatgcttttacatttcaatttaaaagtattacatttttcctcaaaagtattatatttgcccttataagtgggaggcacttgtcaacattacttattatgaaaaatgtattactttttctcttataagtaacaaaaattgtatttttgattagtgttatatttgagcatataagtgtgagatttgcacatataagtatgacatttgcatggtatttgacccgacccgacccgtctcacgaataaggatccgtgagacggtctcacacaagtgtgaccctttccttaattattactccgtattttatatCGAGTTAATCCAATTTTTGGTTgtagatatatcatatataggtGTTATTcaacttttaatcttttttttttttttctaaaacatCCCATGTTGATCATAACATTGtcgtgacatgaccatttttagccACCGtcaacaaacatatttaaataacgttaaatataatgacatttcgatatttttatacaaagtgagttgacctgctatatttttaaatctataatTCACGGCTAGAGTCCTCTTCAAATGAAATCCGTGCCTCCTCAGCAATGCCTCAACAACTTAAGCCTCTGCAGCAGTgaaatgacacatataaatGCACATATATTTAACCAGTGTTGTAAAAGTATTGTCGAGACGCGGACCGACCGCTTAGTATATCActataatcggtggtctaggtggCCGACTACACCAACTAGTTAGCTAattaggtatttttttttttgggtttttttctttctttttccaaatAGGTTATTTCCCTtaaaaacgatgttgttttgaacaaaataaccttaaattgttcaaaccgTAGAtgtttttatgttaatattttatattttagtattaactattaaataatttataattatcaagtgtttaaaaaatattaaaacattttgtttaaaaattgtCTAAGGAGCGCTTAACGACTTTTTTTCAACGATGTATTTAACgcaatttaaatatgtttgttgaCGGAGtactaaaaatgataatatcacAATAATATTTGGACTAATATGAAACGttctaaaaaatttaaaaatcaaatgtCACGTATAAATCcatgacaaaaaaaatgaaattaactctttcatATCTATACTGAACTGCTATTGCTTTATTATTGCTATTTTTTGTTTAAGGTAATAGATTTGATATTTTTcagtaatctatactatatataaaaacaatatcctcctctaaaattttcccgcccaaacgtaagggcattttagtaatatcaaatatttggataaaaatattatttaaattagtatttaaaaatttaaaataattaattatactttccttttaaaaacctaaaaaaattataattaccacATTTTACACCAATACAATGGaaagaaattataattgattatactttccttttgaaaatttatttgtaaGTAATTTATATTGAAACAGGAATACACACGAATCACAAAGAGTTCTTCGCAGTACGCACGAGACAATTTGAGTGCATTTCCTGTTAGTGAGAAAATATCATGGGCAATCCTAGAGTTTTCTTTGATATCACCATCGGCAGCCAGCCAGCCAGCCGGCTGTGTAATGATGGAGTTGTTTGCGGATATACGAGACCGTGTTGTGATGGAGTTCTTCATCTGCACGACGATGACAGAATGGCTGGACGGCAAGCATGTGGTGTTAGGCCAGGTGGTTGAAGGTTTGGACGTGGTGAAGAAGGTTGGATCCGGCTCCGGGAGGTGCTCAAAGCTGGTGGTGATCCTGgattgtaactctcttaaatcTGATTATTAACCCTTAATCCTTTGATTATTTGTTGGCTGAATCATGCTgtctaaaattaaaaacatttttgtCTTCCCTTCTGATTTGAATGTACTGTGTGTGGTTGAAAGTACTGTATGTGTACAGGTAATTTGAACACAATGCATGACAAACTAAATGTAGAGTTGATCAGttgagtataataataataataataataataataataataatagtcataagtacacacacacacatatatatatatataattagtataattgtcaaataagtatatatacaaatattattacgTATAATTCTTGATTTGGgctttttttcccttttattattatattaattaaagaattaagaaattaattgcatAGAcattagtataattaattaatcattattatggtagctaaattaatatttatacaaatattagtatacatatattatatataatttccaaGAATAGTGTACTATAACGGCCATTTTCCTCCTGTTATTATGATGGTAATgctaattaaagaattaattgcataaatattagtataattatctaataattattatggtaataaagctaataattatacacGTATTAGTATAGAGATATTATGTATAGTTCCTGATAATAGtacaatttttctttcttttattattatgctaTTTAAGGTATTAAGGAACTAAGGAATTAgggcaaattatatggtggaccatggtccacaatgcattgtggaccatagtcatGGCTGATAtttcagttgtgttgaacggatactgcagttgtgttgaaaagatactgcagttgtattaaAAGGAAACTACAGTTACGCGGAACaaaggtcgttcatccgttcaacacaactgcagtatccattcaacacaaccgcagtatctgttcaacacaactgcaatatcagttcaacacaattacattTACAGACAGATGAAGTgacctctgtttcgcgcaactgcagtttcctttcaacacaactacagtatccgttcaacacaactgcagtattagttcaacatAATTGTAgtacccatggtccacaatgcattgtggaccatggtccacggtataaggacTGAGGAATTAGCTgcacagatattagtataattggctaataattattattgtaattaagttaataattatacaaatattagtatacaaCTATTACGTATAATTCTAAGGAATAgtgtactaaaatattattaaatcggTTTTCTCCTTTTgttacataattacataaatgttaatataaatgtctaataattgttatgataattaaattgataattatacatatattagtatacaGATATTAGGTATAATTCTCAATAATAGTatactataattttattagattattttttctccttttattattatgataattaaggaattaattacaTAGATATTATAATTAACTAACTGTTTTATGGTagttaagctaataattatacagATCTTAGTATACAGATATTACGTATAACTGCCGAGAATagtgtattataatattattaggcCGTTTTCCTCCTtctattataattctaattaagaaattaattatataaatattagtataattacctaataattattatggtaattaagcgaataattatatatatatattaggtataatTCTCGATAATAGTAtgctataatattattagaccatttttctctttttattattatgttaattaagtaattaaggaattaattgcatagatattagtataattaactaataattactATGGTAGTTAATCTAATAATTATACAGATTTTATGTATAATTCCTAAGAATAgtgtactataatattattattaggccATTTTACGTCCTTTATTAA from Ipomoea triloba cultivar NCNSP0323 chromosome 7, ASM357664v1 encodes:
- the LOC116025538 gene encoding uncharacterized protein LOC116025538 isoform X3, which codes for MATVISALALSVVFLICNLTPTPAFADLVYEDGYSVTTVFDGNKLNIHPHSVLPQPGLSDLFLLDSTDSTVYALSIPESGEVSLRRLAGNGTAGYSDGDLSSAMFDKLKSFAVDARGNLYVADVKNYAVRKISKSGVTTIAGGFSNKAGKKDGSGKDATFSNDYELVFIPQRCALIVSDIGNSLVRQINLKPEDCSSDSQSALGSTTAWFLGVVISCVIGLIIGFVLRPYVIPHTGRRQTSLVQQDMEALPNESGETSSDALLRAQKRSC
- the LOC116025537 gene encoding probable alpha,alpha-trehalose-phosphate synthase [UDP-forming] 9, with product MASISSANLLDMASEEILDILQTPRVLPRLMTVPGIISDGSNDGDSDGTSSICRDRKIVVSNMLPLHAQRDKGTSKWCFSLDKDSLLLQLKDGFSPETEVIYVGCLKADIEPSEQEEVAQRLLDDFKCVPTFLPPDVQKKFYYGFCKQYLWPLFHYMLPMCPDHGDRYDRQLWQAYVSANKLFADKVMEVVNPEDDYIWVHDYHLMVLPTFLRKRYHRVKLGFFLHSPFPSSEIYRTLPVRDEILKGLLNCDLIGFHTFDYARHFLSCCSRMLGLDYESKRGHIGLDYFGRTVYIKILPVGIHMGRLESVLNQPSTFDKVKEIQEQFKGKKVILGVDDMDIFKGISLKLLAFEQLLQQHQDLQGKLVLVQIVNPARSSGKDVQEAKRETYSTAKRINELYGHPSYEPVILIDHPAARYEKTAYYAVAECCIVNAVRDGMNLVPYKYIVCRQGSPGMDEAMGIKAGSPRTSMLVVSEFIGCSPSLSGAIRVNPWDIEAVAEALNVAITMSDSEKQLRHEKHYRYVSSHDVAYWARSFMQDLERACKDHYSKRCWGIGLGLGFRVISLSPSFRKLSNDHIVSSYKRTNRRAIFLDYDGTIVPQSSIVKSPSAEVIHFLNALSNDPKNTVFIVSGRGRSSLCEWLEPCERLGLAAEHGYFIRWNKSSDWECMTADTEWKQIVEPVMKQYTDATDGSSIETKESALVWHHQDADPDFGSCQAKELLDHLENVLANEPAVVKRGQQIVEVKPQGVTKGLAAEKVLLMMVNGGRPPDFVMCIGDDRSDEDMFEGIIKMVSGLSISTAPEMFACTVGRKPSRARYYLDDTADVVRLLQGLATASNPKPRQIAEFQVAFDTVI
- the LOC116025538 gene encoding uncharacterized protein LOC116025538 isoform X1, which produces MATVISALALSVVFLICNLTPTPAFADLVYEDGYSVTTVFDGNKLNIHPHSVLPQPGLSDLFLLDSTDSTVYALSIPESGEVSLRRLAGNGTAGYSDGDLSSAMFDKLKSFAVDARGNLYVADVKNYAVRKISKSGVTTIAGGFSNKAGKKDGSGKDATFSNDYELVFIPQRCALIVSDIGNSLVRQINLKPEDCSSDSQSALGSTTAWFLGVVISCVIGLIIGFVLRPYVIPHGGGRHRWYNRTWKRCQMSLGRPVLMLCFELRNAVVNSSSYSLLKQITYLTFSHLSLIFTSMFFPRIVEPQKPLEKQVSLLDLDDLDSSEPTNKYPRIVEVKDVPLLELDDTNTSKSAKPDAVANELKDLIHFDEGLLLSNKSESDFEDKNETGSNGKIDGMIHANLCGFVELATATSSAEFPKSSLGLVAKRRVK
- the LOC116025538 gene encoding uncharacterized protein LOC116025538 isoform X2 — encoded protein: MATVISALALSVVFLICNLTPTPAFADLVYEDGYSVTTVFDGNKLNIHPHSVLPQPGLSDLFLLDSTDSTVYALSIPESGGVTTIAGGFSNKAGKKDGSGKDATFSNDYELVFIPQRCALIVSDIGNSLVRQINLKPEDCSSDSQSALGSTTAWFLGVVISCVIGLIIGFVLRPYVIPHGGGRHRWYNRTWKRCQMSLGRPVLMLCFELRNAVVNSSSYSLLKQITYLTFSHLSLIFTSMFFPRIVEPQKPLEKQVSLLDLDDLDSSEPTNKYPRIVEVKDVPLLELDDTNTSKSAKPDAVANELKDLIHFDEGLLLSNKSESDFEDKNETGSNGKIDGMIHANLCGFVELATATSSAEFPKSSLGLVAKRRVK